ACGCTCTATTCGCCGAACGAGGTGAAGGACGCAGTGGCCGGCTGGGGCGCCGCCGACAAAGACCAGATGGAACAGATGGTCCGGGGCCAACTCGGCTTGACCACACCGTTGCGCCCGGTCGACGCCGCCGATGCCGTGGCCGTGGCCCTCTGCCATCTGGCCATGGTGCCGCCCAGTCGTCGGGTGACGGTCGCCGGTGCTGGTCGATGATCGGGTCGCTGAGAGGTCGACTGCTGGAACGCTTCGGAGAGGGCGAGGTCCTCATCGAGGTGGCAGGTGTCGGCTACCGGGTGGTCGTCACCCCAACCACCGCAGTCCGGTTGGGCGATGTGGGCGGCGATGTGTTCGTCCACGTCCACCATCACTTCCGGGAGGCCGACCAGACGCTGTACGGCTTCCTCGAGCGTGACGAACGCGCCTGCTTTGAGGCACTCCTCTCGGCTCACGGAGTCGGGCCGTCGCTGGCTCTCGCGGTGCTAGGCGTACACGGGCCTGGAGAGTTGGCCCGTCTCTTGGCCGATGACGACGTGGCTGCCCTCTGTCTCGTTCCCGGTGTCGGAAAGAAGACCGCCACCCGGCTACTGGTCGAACTCAAGGACTCGCTCGACCTGCCGTTGGATGGGATTTTGGACGGCGGTGAGGGGCCGGGCGTACCCCGATCGGCAGTGGCCGAGGTCCAAGATGCTCTCGGTGGCCTTGGGTACACCCCGGATGAGGTCCGGTCGGTGCTGGCCGACCTGGGTGGCGACGATCCGGCGATCCTGTTACGCGAGGCCCTCCAGCGCCTCGCCCGGGCCTAGGTCCGGACGCGGGTCGGGGCAGGTCGGTCGTGCGCGAGGAGCTTCTTTCGGCACAGCGTGACCCGGAG
Above is a genomic segment from Acidimicrobiales bacterium containing:
- the ruvA gene encoding Holliday junction branch migration protein RuvA, yielding MIGSLRGRLLERFGEGEVLIEVAGVGYRVVVTPTTAVRLGDVGGDVFVHVHHHFREADQTLYGFLERDERACFEALLSAHGVGPSLALAVLGVHGPGELARLLADDDVAALCLVPGVGKKTATRLLVELKDSLDLPLDGILDGGEGPGVPRSAVAEVQDALGGLGYTPDEVRSVLADLGGDDPAILLREALQRLARA